In the genome of Zootoca vivipara chromosome 6, rZooViv1.1, whole genome shotgun sequence, the window AAACCTACAAAATGCAATGGGGAATATGGGAAgctgggagagggggtggggtgggggtttcaaTGCAAATTTTCAATGCAAAGCTTAAGAAACAAAATGGTCCTGCACAgggaagagctggggggggggggtgctatacCAGAGTGCTACACCAGAGAAAAGGCGTCGGCTGGATCTAAAGGAGATCCACTCTCCAATGGCATTTAATGGAAAGAACAGCCTCCGGACACTTACAGCTCCCCCTCTTGCGCCTCCTGCAGGATACACAACACTGACTTGTGAGGGATCCCGCACTCTTGCAAGGACTTGGTGAGGTCCGCGAAGGTCCTCCGAGGCACTTCCACTGTTTCAATGCTGCAGCGTCTGTACACGACCGAGTTCTTTTGCTCCGCCACTGTAAGGACGGTTTTCAAGCTGTCCGTCGGCCTGAAGTGACGCTCAAACCTGTGACCTGAAGGAGACCTGATGGCAAGAAGCAACCTCGGCTCCTTCTCGCTGGGCTCTTCCAAATTCAGCACAGGATGGGCCCCTTCCCTTGTTTTACTTCGGGGCTTTGTCTCCAGAAGAGGAGGTGGATTCTGAGCGTATTCTCCGCCGCCCCCTTTGTGTTTTGCTATGATAGTGGTGGAGGCTTTCCCTGCCAGGGGAAGAAGCTCTTTGAAGCCTTGCTCTTTCTCTTCTGGTTGGGGACTCCCTTGGAGCTGAGCAGCCTGCTCAGACATCATCTCCACGGCACCCTTTCGCAGTTCTTTCCTGCTGATGGATGGGAGCACTCTGTACTTgtttaaggaggaggaagttctCATGGGCACCTGCTGGAGGAGATCCGGGATTTCAGCAGGGAACACTTGAACAGGTTGGTACAGCTGCTGGGTTGACAAGGAGGTCTTTCGGCCACTTGCAGCATCTTCGCAGGGAGCTAATGGCTGAGGAGACGATGGCACCTGGTAGGAGTAGGCTTCTATGCTGTGGGAGTAATTCAAGTTGGACCTCGTGCGCCCCTTTGCAGATTTTGGCCGGGTGACATGCATGCTGAGGGAGTGTGGCTGCCAGATGGGAGGCTTCGCAATGCCAAAGGAGGTCTTCCGTTCAGAGGATGAGATGTTCAGGTGCGAGGCAGCAGCCATTGCTTTTCAGGAGACCTGGGGAAACAAAAGTCAGAAAGGGCCAGGCACCACCTGGCTTGCAGCAGCCTGCTTTCACTTCCTGCAACAGACTACGTTTCAGCCCAGCTGAATTAGGCTTTGGGCTGTGGTGACAGAAATTCATATGAGCCTGCCACTTTACACCGAAAGGACAGCACTAATCTATCAACTCCTCCAGTGGTGTGCAGTCAGTGGACTAGGCTAGCTCCCTAAATGTTctcctggcacctccttcccaaagccagttaTTATGCCAGTTACACTTATTCAGGCATTAGTTTCAGGAGGCTGACTGGGAACAGAAGCAAAAGGGTTGTGGCTCTCCCGTCTACCTCGTGGGCTTCCCTGGCTgggcactgtgggaacagaatgctagaaTATTTTAGTGAAGACTGCTTGAACATGACAGCCACTGTCATGTGGAAGGTCCAGAGGACAAGACTTTGCCCAGGCAGGCATTATGATGGCACCTAAGTGTAGTGCTGCCTTCCTGTGTGCTTGTTTCTGCAGCCCTATTATGCCTGCTCAACTTTGCAAGCAAATAGGTTACGAGAAAAGGAAACTGAAATGCTTATGTTGTGCATAGATTGACTTCTCAGGTTTATTCTGAAGCTGCCTCAGGGCCAGAACACCTCAAAATTAAAAGACAGCAGCAAAAGCATCCCAGTATATTTCAGTAACCAGTTAAAGCTTTGTCAATGAAGgtcatcgggacggagatactgtatagaacaatgcaggcaagaacgagctgtctcaggaacagtttcttctctagagcgattttggccctaaatggaaagtctggactttgatgtcatcttattttacttgttattttgtattatatttactgtttttaattaggttttgtaattttggattatgcagaatgctttatctgagtagatgtagcaaccgagtaatttcgttgttcaaggggacaatgacaataaagatatcttctTATCTTAACATGTTTGGAAAAAGTTCAAacgcaaaccaaaacactcacaTGCAGAAGATGCTCCATCGGCTCAAAGGGACTGACGGCTCAAGAGCTCCAGAGGATCAAACAGGCCAGTCAGTCTGAGAGGATCTCCGCCTGCACCTCCTGGGAGTTGCAGATTTTCAACCCTGAAACCAAGCAAGAGAAAAGAAGGGCGGAGATGACATTTCTCTCTGTGAGAAATCTGTTAATTGTCCTCTAGAGGCCAAGGCAAGTATTGGAGCTGTCCATTTCCAGCAGGCCCCCATGCTTCTAGAAACTCacgacaggcagaaatccaataGGTATAGCTTTTATTGAATTAAACCTCTTAAAAATAGAGGATCTCTGCATTGAAAAACAGGCACAGGTTCTTAATGAACACTGAAGGCAGTCCAAGGCAGATGCTGGGCAGGGGGGAGTGCCCTCTGCGCCTAGCCCTCATTCCATCAGCTGTTGCTGCCGGTGGCTGAGAGCCCAAAGAATACTTTGACTTACCTACAAAGACAGAGTGGCTGCATGCAGTTCAGCTCAGCATTAAACCCATTGAGATCACAGGCCATAAACATGTCTAACGCCAGGCTGGATTTTGACATTCTGGCTTaagcaaggaaaagaaaagagtgcCACCTCCCTCTTGATTAACATCATTCCTCATGACTGCATTAGAGCAAGAGACCCCAGCAGCTTAGCAGCCTCATGGACTTATTTTATGCAACTCCATTGCACATCACAAAGTCTctgtgaattgaaagtggagacactATATGtaatttccttgtttgtttgttctgtaacacaagaaaatctttaataaaaactattttttaaaaaagagttggtACCTTGAATTTGCTGCTAATCATCTTCTCTCACCACCTCTTCCCTTTCCCGTGGGTGTAGAAAAGGGCGGAGCAACTCAAAATCCATAAAattacatagcaaactgaggttctgccccccccccccacaaaaggcctgccccctaaaaaaaaaatcctggctatgcccatgcccttTCCTATTATGTGATTTCTTCTGTTTTATGTTTCCCGAGCATTATTTGACATTTTAAACTACCTTGAATACTTGGGTAGGAAGGTGACATGTAGATATTAAAAACTGATGCATCAAATTTGCATATCTAAAACAAAGGTTGTGAAGAAAAAGAGACACTTTTGTGTATTTAAATCAAGAAACCAGGTGTTGCTTAAATGATACACGCATGTGTCACTCCTAACAGATACCCTCTTCCTCCTGTGTGAGATGGAAGGGGACGTCTGGTACCTGTAATGCTTATGTTAAAAATAATTCAAGAGGAATGCCTCTTAAGacaatttttaaaaggttttaccTGACTAAAGGTTGCTGCTCTACAACCAAAGAATAAGTGTAGTGGAGgcactatttttttattaaaagcacAAAAGTTAACGGTTGTCAAACTAAAGGGATGGACATCCCCGGCAGAGGAGACACATTTCTTCCCTTTATACATTAACAGCAGCACGACTTGTGCCCATCTGTTTATTTACATCTATTTAGACAACTTTCCAAACAACACTCACAGCAATGCAAAACTAAATTAAAAATATACCATCACCACATAAATATACAAGAGATCACTTTAAGCACCACATTCAGTGCAAGCTTACAAGGGAAAGCAGCAATACAAATACTCCCACCTTAAAAGTCAAGGCACTTTGAGATGCCAATTGAAAAGTAAGCTAAGAGaagagttgtttttcttttttaatccttCTGGCAAAAAACACTGGGCACAATGAGGGCCTCTCACAATCAGGAATAGGAAAACCTTTGTCAGCCTGAGAAACACATTCCCTTCTAGACAAACTTCTGGGGGCAGGATGCCAgcagtgggcagagccagaggcaaaagtgggcaaattGATGCATGTGAATTTCACCTTTGTCCAGGTGGCTAATTTCAACACAGACTCACACACCCTCACACGATCATCCATCCAAGGCATCAAAAAGCATTGCCAgacttccagccaggcaaaaacactcgtGGAGGGTGCAAAGTAGTGGCAGTGAATggtgtggcaggggagggggtgtggctaggggagagtcccaagggccaaataAAAAGGACTGGGTGGGCACATCTGGcccttgggcctgaggttccccaccctgaggttccccacctaaAGAGACTGTACCACAGAGTGATACAGTGTGCGCTCCTCCTCAATACATACCAGAATTCTGGTACCTCCCTAAAAGATGGCAATCAGAGTAGAGGATTTCCATTATGGATCTGAGTCTGGAGGGAAACTTGGGAATGAAAGTGTTTTGTGAGGCAAGCTGGGGATAGGGATTGCAGGATTTTGAAAGGTAAGAATCAGTTCTCTGGAGTCAGAAGGAGACTGGTCATGTAGGCTTCCTAGTCACTAGCAGAAACCTTCAAGGAAAAGTGCTCCCCAAATTTTACGTACCCACCCTGACAACAACAAATCTGAGATGAGGGCCATTCAAACTTACAGCCCTTCACTGTCTCTAAATATCAGGTGCCTTTGATGATCAAGAAAGAAGACATCTCCAGAGCTGTGGCCCTGGTGTCCTCTTAACAGAGCTTCAGCTAAGACCTTACTTAAATAATGGCTTGgcatcagggtggataaaaatcaatgatttttttaaaaaaatcaaaaaaatcggatttttttatttaaatcggatttttttatttaaatcggatttttttatttaaattggatttttttaataaaatgctttttgaggaaaacatattaccatccaaaggttattccatcatgaaataaagattagttttttaattatgtagtataaggttgtatatgtttaattttgggggtaaataaattccattaatccattcacaatgtcatgctcttccagaggtttttgtaagattattgggcagtttctctgcctacaagatattatcacaggtgcttggtttacttttgcagttctcaaaactgaatttgactcaacagagatcacatgcctcttcttcacagcaaaaatgttataacatgaacagagttgagaaaaagaccttaatcctattgttctacaaacctatgaatacagaagcaaccccttcagtgctaagtttcaagaagttcagtgaatagaatagaaacaatatttttctgattgtttggagtggacagtatttaagtttttcatgtgtaggctgggctgacagtctaagtttcttaaaatatatatattttgtttttgtttagccaaattagttaacaaacatggatgtttgtttaagcaaataacatttgctgaaatgttattgtttcagttgaataaatctatttaaattgttattattaaggtaatgattatttttctccttcctaagtacaacagtaaagttgtccaaatatgaatgattaacctattaaactggggataaaaaactaatatgaaaagttgttattctaaaaatcttcatctacttgcatattaaagttataccagcaataattagtctttatgatttaaatcaactatgatttaaatcaagccttactgactagtgatttaaatcgtgatttaaatcgtgatttaaatcagtttgatttaaatcaaatccaccctgcttggCATTTTAATGAACACTAATTTTCATGTAATGCTACTTCAGGGCATTTTTAATGCTAATTTAACAGCTTTGATTTATGAATTTCTTTTTACTGTGTGTGacatttaaaagtttttaaattgACTTTTCACAAACTGCCTTGAACTTCCAAAGTACCATAGTAGGCAGGATTTACAtgttgaatacacacacacattctgggtTGTATCGTATCTACTCAGAGCACAACCACTGAAAATAACAGATGTGAATAACTTAGGTCAatcactttcaatgggtctactctgattagaaCTTAGATGGCTAAAACCCTTTGAAATTACTGTAAACCTATTTTGAAGCTGCCTTCCCATCCAGAGCATCTCAAATTCACCCCAAAAACTGTTAGTCCAAAGAGTAATTACCAATCCTTCTGCTTTCACAAAACTGGACAAAGAAAACAAAGCTCTTTTTCACCTTATGCCTTCTTGTTTTCTCACATCCACAAAAATGGGAAAAGAGTCTGTAGCAAATGATGAACTCTGTTCTTGTGGCCAAGTCTGGGGGCACTGCTGCTGCCATGTTCCAACTGACAATGGCACAGCACCCACCCATATCTGCCAGCTATATATAATGGGGGAAAGGGCCCATTGACTTGGGTTACAATAAAAGGTGTAGGAACCACCAGCTAGCCACAGAGGCCAGGCTCACCAAGACAATCATCCACTGAGTGGGGATGTAGAGTAAAAAGAGtaggtgtgtttgtgtattaAACTTAATATGCCAAGCAACAGATATAAACTCCAAGGCAGCACAATCAATACAAAGCGTTATATGTGCCATGTCAtggagaaaacacatacaaacagGAGTCCAAGCTACATCTAATCTCAGTCCAAAAGAAAAGAGCATACAGATGATGATTAAAAGTGAGTTCTCTCATTCAGTTTTACACTCCTAGAATCCATCTGAATAGCATCTCGGTTCGACCTTTATAAACAAATATTTGCTGTTTCAAAACAAATGTGAGGCAGACTTTTAAACCTATTCATTTGACAACAttgatataccacttgattgtaaaagaaacCCCAAACTTCTAAATGGTTATGTTAAAATGCTTCATAAAAGCTGTTAAAGTAAGTGTGTAAAGGACTCAAAAGATTAATTTAAAtcaacagtagctaaaaagagaaagaatacaCATATCTTCTGTATGCTAGGATAGGCTttcctaaacagaaatgttttaagcacAGTACAGgtaaggcacctgcctgatgtcgaTAGGCAGGCAGCTTCAAAGGTGCTGTCAACTAAAAgactgatttcttacaagtgcagaacaGGTATTATGGGGCACCAGTAAGAGCCAGTTCCACAGACTGAAGCAACCGAGTGAGCATATAGGGGGAAAGGCAATCCCTCAAGTAAACTGATCCCAAGTTGTTATGGGATTTATATACCAACAGTAACACATTGAATTCCAACCAGTAGCAGATGTGCAGCCAGTGCCGATCTCTGGTGCAGATCTCCGAgcagaggtgttatatgctgacagggtctcaTTCCTGTTAGCAACCGTGTGGCAactttctgcactagctgcagtttccagatAAAGTGCAAGTGAAGCCCTACAGAgtacattacagtaatccaatctTGAAGTCACCAGTGCCTGAACTACTGTAGTCATGCTCTTCCAGTTCAGGAATGGCCACAGTTGTCGCTCATGCTAAAAGGAACTTCTGGCCACTGAATGTTGATAATTCTCAAACTTTTGTGTAATATTAAATGAAAGGTGGTGGAGCCTGGagaaagggcttttaaaaaaagaaaaggtggaaCATATCCAGCAGTAACTTGCACCTATTTGCATTTATTCCCAACCACTCCTTTCCCCCAAGGGGCTCATGGTGGCataaatccccaccccaccctgctttatttcacagcaaccctgtgaggtaatttAGGCAGAGtgtgtgactgacccaaggtagAGATTTAAACATAGAGCTTCCTAGTCCTTGCCCTGTACTGTAACctctataccacactggcttttaaaatgtcaggtagctgtgctgacagagagaaggggaaattaGAAAACACCATTAGGCTATAACAAACTGCAGGCTCTGGGGCTTTTCCATCAGCCCTTGAGCATTTCTCCCCCACACCCTACCAACCCTTTTGGAACATGAATAGTTTAGCCTGATGAAGGGTTCTGTGGAACACAAAGGTATactcatggctttgtgaccttTTAGTTGGTTCCAATAAAGGCCTCATATTGGATTGCACATGTCTCGCCTTTAGTTGCCTTTTCCACAATGTGCAGTGAGATTTACAAGTGCTTTCCAAAGGGCAAACTACTCTTGTAGCAGGACAAAATCCCAAACCCTGTTAGGAGCAAGAATGATCTGAGCGAGTGTACAACTTGGACAGCCTGACTGATTCTTCTGTGCCCCTCATTCTATACTCGCAACACTTCCATGAAGCCacctctcttccccctgccaGTTCAGATCCAGAAAACTCAAACCACAAGGCTAATTAATCACTGCTGGCTTTTCTATTTTTCCTCCTGCAAATTTCAGACTGCACGCTCCTTCTGGCAGAGACCTGTCATCTGTTGCTTATGCAAAGTACAGTATACTGATCCATTTCCTTTACCCCTTAATTGAAAATTTATCAGTGTCCAAAACTGAGGCTGCGACTAATCCAGAGGCGGGGAACttgtgtccttccagatgttactggactccagctctcatcaggcCCAGCCAACAAAGCCAATAATGATATATGAAAGGAACTGAAGTCCAGCAGCATCCGGAAGGTCACAGATTTCCTGTTAAGGTCCTCATCAGATGCCTTGCTCTATTTACCTTCCCTTTTTGCCTGCCATGGAGGAGACGGTGGCTACCAGTGGTGCGGCCTTTTTAGCACTGGCACCTCATCTATGGAATTCCCTATTCAACCGGCATCAAATCTAAAAACGTTTTTGACTCTTCTGGGTAAAAATGTGTATTGGTGCTCTCAACAATCTGTGACAGGTTTGGGGTTTTTATAAGTTTCCTTATAAGctagtgtctctgtgtgtatagtTTAATTGAAATActtatatatgccaccttgaaagTGCTGCTGGTCAGCAAGAACTGTCTGAGGATTAGGTGAATTGCCTGTTTTGGTCACTAGCCTTGAAAAAAAACAGGTTCACCACTTGAAAGTTTCCTAGACCCAACACTGCTCTTTAGCACCCAAATAGCAGCTGTGACCAGGAATGCATTTTGCAGTGTTGGCTGGTATGCCAGCTGTGCTCTTCCTGGAGAAGGCTGATCCACTTGCCATTGACACAGCTAAACTGGATTAGTGCAACACCCTCTATGTGACTTCACTGTTGCACCATTTTACTATCTCCCAGTTTGTTTACATCTCCAATTAAAAATGCTGATTATAACCGCAAAGCACTACCCAGTTTATGACCAGCATACTTGAAGGATCACTTCTTCCCACTCAGATCTTTGGCAGAGGCCCCAATCCATGCCCCAGCACCATCCAACTTTCAGCTGATGAGTAGGCAGAAGGGTGGCAGGGGCTTCTCTATTGGGGTGCCTGAGCTTCAGAGTTCTCAGCCCCAGCTGGCCCCATCACTGATGACACTTTCATACCCTGTGAAAAACATATTGGGCCCCTTTGGCCTAAATACTTAATCCCACTCCTTTTCCTTCCATGTCCTTCCTGATGCTGACCCTTTTTCATTATGCTAATAATACCATTTTATTGTGTGCTGTTTTTGCATGGTTTTAAGTGGATAGTTGTTGGCCATGTTGGAGGCCCTGTTACTAGAAAATAAAGtgcagaataaaaatattttgataaaAATACAGTCATGTTATATTTTAAATACACATACATAAAACCAGatacacaaacattaaaatataaaacatccaataattaaaatatacagtagAACAATCCCAAACAACACAGCCATTAGAACAGGATGTTCACATACATATTGCACACCATAGTAAATAAACACAAATACAAACAACCTTCCAGAAAAACTGCCATATTCTATGCAATGTAAGTAACAACTAAACAGAGCATTCTCTTTAGGCTTAATTTCAAtgaagcaatatataaatgttgcaaaataaataaaattcagcaTCAAAACAAAAACGGCACATAAAAACTACACATACGCACAAGGAAAATCCTACACTATATCAGAAAATAAAATGTGACCAATGAAAACTGAgcaaaaaagaaagtgaaaatgtAAACATGATTTACTAAGTGAGCAATTTAAGATATTTTTAAATCCACAGATTGGAACGGGCCAAACTACAAGTACAGTATAAGACCAAATCCATGCCATACTTTTAAAAGCACACCCAACTCACGTTTAAAGCACGTGGCTTCcctgaaagaatcctgggaactgtagtttgctagggggtgctgagaactgtagttctgtccCGATATTCTCCAGGGTaaagtcatgtgcttttaaatgtaggGCGTGCAACTGCCCCAATACCGTGTGCGCGTGAGTTTCTATGCACGTTTGCaactcagcctttgccaaccctgTGTCCTCCCAAAAGAACTTTTGGACCACAACGCTCACCAgcgctgatggaagttgtagtccgaaaCTTCCAAGAGGGCACAGAGTAGGCAAAGGCTGGTGTCATGTAACCAAGTATCTCATACGTGCGCATGCTCAGTCTCTCCCACCACCCAGAGGTAGGGAGGAGGCCGAGGCCCCCCGCTTCCGAGGCGAGAAAGGGCGAGTGGCGGGGCCCGACCCTGTCGCGTCAGGTAAAGTAAGGGGAGCCCCGCGCCAAGCCTTCGCCCGCCCTCTCACCTCGCAGCGGCTCCATCCAGCAGCCCTTCTCGCTCCCTCGCTGCAGGTCCGGTCCTCCTCGGTGGTAAACAGCGCCGCGTTTCCACGGCAACGCCCGCCAGTAGTCTACTTCCGGCCTTGACCGGAACAAAGCGCAGTCTCTCCATCCACGACTGAAGAACGTCCTAGAGAGGCCGAAGCGGGTGTAGGAAGGTGGGTGGGCGAGGGCGCGCGGTGGCGTGGCAGTTCTAGGACATGGTTTTCTATGGGCGCGGAGTGGCGTCGCTCTAGCCTTCGACATCTCCGTGGTAAACGGAGCAAGAGCTCTGGAATAAACCTAGAgacagggaaagagaaaaggggcgATGGAAAGAGTGCGAACTGGCTGGATGTGGGCTGTGAGCAGGTGCTGAGGGTCAATTTAAAGGGAATTTTCTTTGgagatctttgttgttgttgttgttgtttagtcgtctccgactcttcatgaccccatggaccagagcacgccaggcactcctgtcttccactgcctcccgcagtttggtcagactcatgttggtggcttcaagaacactgtccaaccatctcatcctctgtcgtccccttctccttgtgccttcaatctttcccaacatcagggtcttttccagggagtcttctcttctcacgaggtggccaaagtattggagcctcagcttcacgatctgtccttccagtgagcactcagggctgatttccttaagaatggataggtttgatcttcttgcagtccatgggactctcaagagtctcctccagcaccataattcaaaagcatcaattcttcggcgatcagccttctttatggtccagctctcacttccatacttcactactgggaaaaccatagctttaactatacggacctttgtcagcaaggtgatgtctctgctttttaagatgctgtctaggtttgttattgcttttctcccaagaagcaggcgtcttttaatttcgtgactgctgtcaccatctgcagtgatcatggaacccaagaaagtaaaatctctcactgcctccatttcttccccttctatttgccaggaggtgatgggaccagtggccatgatcttagtttttttgatgttgagcttcagaccaaattttgcgctctcctctttctcccttattaaaaggttctttaattcctcctcactttctgccatcaaggttgtatcatcagcatatctgaggttgttgatactgtatatttgacttcactctccaggatgtctggctcaaggtcagcaaccacactacttggggtgtacaagacctccatatctttctggtataattcctctgtgtattcttgccacctcttcttgatgtcttctgcttctgttaggtcctttccacttttgtcctttaggtaatctttgtacgaaatgttcctttcatatctccaattttcttgaacagatctctggtttttcccattctattgttttcctctatttctttgcattgctcgtttaagaaggccctcttgtctctccttgctattttttggaaatctgcattcaatttcctgtatttttcactatctccctcgcattttgcttgccttctctcccccggtatttgtaaggcctcgttggacagccactttgctttcttgcatttccttttcattgggatggttttcgttgctgcctcctgcataatgttacgagcctccatccatagttcttcaggctgtatccaccaaatctaaatccttaaaccggttcctcacttccactgtgtattcataagggatttgatttagattgtgtcttactggcccagtggtttttcctactttcttcagtttaagctggaattttgctataagaagctgatgatctgagccacagtcagctccaggtcttgtttttgctgtctGTATAGagtttctccatctttggctgcagagaatataatcaatctgatttcgatgctgctcatctggtgatgtccatgtgtagagtcgtctcttgtgttgttggaaaagagtgtttgtgatgaccagcttgttctcttgacagaactctttTAGCCTTTggcctgcttcgttttgaactccaaggccaaacttgccagttgttccttttatctcttgactccctactttagcattccaatcccctgtaatgagaagaacatccttctttggtgtcatttctagaaggtgttgtaagtcttcatagaattggtcaatttcagtttcttcagcaccggtagttggtgcacaAACttagattactgtgatgttaaaaggtctgccttggattcgtatcgagatcattctatcatttttgagattgcatcccagtacagctttcgccactcttttgttgactatgagggccgcTCCATGTTATCAAGATATgttgggatgttaatgctgtgagcccctccagcctatgctcaggttgtatatgctttttgtaaataaatccatatatcttaaagacaccacagtctccactgaccttcattccaaggaaaccaaacctgggTAAGTGGAAGAACCCTGGAAGTGCCTTGCCATTCAGAGATTGGAGTATGTGCAagaatatggattgtggctaatggcCTATTTATTTCTGCTGGGGTTCTGTCACCAAAGAGTCCTTGCCCCAAAGGACTCAATCCAGGCAATTCTCCTttttatacatacagtggtgcctcgcaagacgaatttaattcgttccgcaagtcaatttgttttgcgaaatattcgtcttgtgaatcgcggtttcccataggaatgcattgcagtttctttttttgcccatagcaacgcattaattaaatttcaatgggaaaccacgattcgcaagacaaatttttcgcaaaacgatttcgtcttgcgagtcagcatcagatcgcaagacgcattcatcttgtgaaaaattcgtcttgcagggcatttgtcttgcgaggtaccactgtataattattTTTTCCCTGTACCAACAGATTCCAATCTCATAGTCACAGTACCTTCGACGCCTCcttttccatggaggcgcaggttgcagccac includes:
- the UBXN10 gene encoding UBX domain-containing protein 10, giving the protein MAAASHLNISSSERKTSFGIAKPPIWQPHSLSMHVTRPKSAKGRTRSNLNYSHSIEAYSYQVPSSPQPLAPCEDAASGRKTSLSTQQLYQPVQVFPAEIPDLLQQVPMRTSSSLNKYRVLPSISRKELRKGAVEMMSEQAAQLQGSPQPEEKEQGFKELLPLAGKASTTIIAKHKGGGGEYAQNPPPLLETKPRSKTREGAHPVLNLEEPSEKEPRLLLAIRSPSGHRFERHFRPTDSLKTVLTVAEQKNSVVYRRCSIETVEVPRRTFADLTKSLQECGIPHKSVLCILQEAQEGEL